A window from gamma proteobacterium SS-5 encodes these proteins:
- the sdhA gene encoding succinate dehydrogenase flavoprotein subunit: MALQKRRFDTLIIGAGGAGLNAALQLANASLGVAVVSKVFPTRSHTVAAQGGVNAALGNVLPDNWHWHMFDTVKGSDYLGDQDAIEFMCREAIPTVYELEHNGVPFSRLDNGTIYQRAFGAQSQNFGGDQAARTCAAADRTGHAILHTLYQQNLRARTHFFDEYFAIDLIRDDEGAILGALILDIESGEPLLIEAKTTLIATGGCGQVYRTTSNAHINTGDGMAMALRAGVPLMDMEFFQFHPTGIAGKGLLITEGVRGEGGYLINSLGERFMERYAPNAKDLASRDVVSRSIITEVKEGRGCGPRKDHVLLKVDHLGEELVAKRLPGIRESARIFAGVDPAREPIPVFPTAHYVMGGIPTDRYGQVVSPARHGPEEVIPGLYAAGECACASVHGANRLGGNSLLDILVFGRAAGKQIIDYVRDNPNHRPLNQASVEQAMARLTRWEQKGEGLSVAELRGELRKVMEDHAGVFRTEEIMQEGVELLKEVRGKLAEVRLSDQSKAFNTARIEALELENLIDTGMAIAVSAQARQESRGAHSRPDYPKRDDANWLKHSLYFQQDERMDFKPVRTKPLSVQSFPPKERVY; this comes from the coding sequence ATGGCCTTGCAAAAACGACGTTTCGATACCCTGATCATCGGTGCCGGTGGTGCTGGCCTCAACGCTGCCTTGCAGCTGGCCAATGCCAGCCTGGGGGTGGCGGTGGTGAGCAAGGTGTTTCCCACCCGCTCGCACACGGTGGCGGCTCAGGGCGGGGTCAATGCGGCGCTGGGCAATGTGCTGCCGGACAACTGGCACTGGCACATGTTCGACACGGTCAAGGGCTCGGACTACCTGGGGGATCAGGACGCCATCGAGTTCATGTGCCGCGAGGCGATCCCCACGGTGTATGAGCTGGAGCACAACGGCGTGCCCTTCTCGCGCCTGGACAACGGCACCATCTACCAGCGCGCCTTCGGTGCCCAGAGCCAGAATTTTGGTGGCGATCAGGCGGCGCGCACCTGCGCTGCAGCCGACCGCACGGGTCACGCCATTCTGCACACCCTCTACCAGCAGAACCTGCGCGCTAGGACCCATTTCTTCGATGAATACTTCGCCATCGACCTGATCCGCGACGACGAGGGCGCCATCCTCGGCGCCCTGATTCTGGACATCGAATCCGGCGAGCCCCTGCTGATCGAGGCCAAGACCACCCTGATCGCCACCGGCGGCTGCGGCCAGGTCTATCGCACCACCTCCAACGCCCACATCAACACCGGCGATGGCATGGCCATGGCCCTGCGCGCCGGGGTGCCGCTGATGGACATGGAGTTCTTCCAGTTCCACCCCACCGGCATTGCCGGCAAGGGCTTGCTGATCACCGAGGGGGTGCGCGGCGAGGGTGGCTATCTGATCAACAGCCTAGGCGAGCGGTTCATGGAGCGCTACGCCCCCAACGCCAAGGACCTGGCCAGCCGCGACGTGGTCTCCCGCTCCATCATCACCGAGGTCAAGGAAGGCCGCGGCTGCGGCCCGCGCAAGGATCACGTCCTGCTCAAGGTGGATCACCTGGGCGAGGAACTGGTGGCCAAGCGCCTGCCCGGCATCCGCGAAAGTGCGCGCATCTTCGCCGGGGTCGATCCCGCCCGCGAGCCCATCCCGGTCTTCCCCACCGCCCACTACGTCATGGGCGGTATCCCCACCGACCGCTACGGCCAGGTGGTCTCGCCGGCCCGTCATGGTCCCGAAGAGGTCATCCCCGGCCTCTATGCCGCCGGCGAATGCGCCTGCGCCTCGGTGCATGGTGCCAATCGCCTGGGCGGCAACTCCCTGCTGGACATCCTGGTGTTCGGCCGCGCCGCCGGCAAACAGATCATTGATTACGTGCGCGACAACCCCAACCACCGGCCGCTGAACCAGGCCAGCGTCGAGCAGGCCATGGCCCGGCTGACCCGCTGGGAGCAGAAGGGGGAGGGCCTCAGCGTTGCCGAACTGCGCGGCGAGCTGCGCAAGGTGATGGAGGACCACGCCGGGGTGTTCCGCACCGAGGAGATCATGCAGGAGGGCGTCGAGCTGCTGAAGGAAGTACGCGGGAAACTAGCGGAGGTGCGCCTGAGCGACCAGTCCAAGGCCTTCAACACCGCCCGCATCGAGGCCCTGGAGCTGGAGAACCTGATCGACACCGGCATGGCCATCGCCGTCTCGGCCCAGGCCCGGCAGGAAAGCCGCGGTGCCCACTCGCGCCCGGACTACCCCAAGCGCGATGACGCCAACTGGCTCAAACACAGCCTGTACTTCCAGCAGGACGAGCGGATGGACTTCAAGCCCGTGCGCACCAAACCCCTGAGCGTACAAAGCTTCCCCCCCAAGGAGCGGGTGTATTGA
- the sdhD gene encoding succinate dehydrogenase, hydrophobic membrane anchor protein, with amino-acid sequence MSRHATGLRAWFLQRISAVYLTGFSLFLLGLFLLAPPVDFAQWQALMAAPAMQVASLLFFVNLLIHAWVGFRDVLIDYVPLTPLRLTLLSLLGFSLIACGLWAALVIFHASIG; translated from the coding sequence ATGAGCCGCCATGCCACCGGCCTGAGGGCCTGGTTTCTGCAGCGCATCAGCGCCGTCTATCTGACCGGTTTTAGCCTGTTTCTGCTTGGCCTGTTTCTGCTCGCCCCGCCAGTGGACTTCGCGCAGTGGCAGGCGCTGATGGCGGCACCGGCGATGCAAGTGGCCTCGCTGCTGTTCTTCGTCAACCTGCTGATCCACGCCTGGGTGGGCTTTCGCGATGTACTCATCGACTATGTGCCGCTGACGCCCCTGCGCCTGACGCTGCTCAGCCTGTTAGGCTTCAGCCTGATCGCCTGCGGCCTCTGGGCCGCCCTGGTGATCTTTCACGCATCGATCGGCTAG
- the sdhC gene encoding succinate dehydrogenase, cytochrome b556 subunit, with translation MKLNGRHIYLNLLQIRLPIAGVMSIAHRVSGVLMVLAIPLLIGLLQFSLADVASFGQLKAWFGGWLGLAILFLALWALLHHLLAGIRYFLLDLDIGIDKPHYRHSAWGVMLAAPLLAALLTGVMR, from the coding sequence ATGAAACTTAACGGTAGGCATATTTATTTGAATCTTTTGCAGATTCGCTTGCCCATTGCGGGGGTGATGTCCATTGCCCACCGGGTCAGTGGCGTGCTCATGGTGCTGGCAATTCCCCTGCTGATCGGGCTGTTGCAGTTCTCCCTGGCGGATGTTGCATCATTCGGCCAGCTCAAGGCCTGGTTTGGCGGCTGGCTGGGGTTGGCGATTCTGTTCCTTGCCCTTTGGGCCTTGCTGCATCACCTGCTTGCCGGTATCCGCTACTTCCTGCTGGATCTGGACATCGGTATCGACAAGCCCCATTACCGCCACAGCGCCTGGGGGGTGATGTTGGCCGCGCCCCTGCTGGCCGCCCTGCTCACGGGGGTGATGCGATGA
- a CDS encoding NADP-dependent malic enzyme yields the protein MTTDLKQAALHYHRHPSPGKLEIRATKPLASQRDLALAYSPGVAHACEAIVENPLAAAEMTARGNLVAVISNGTAVLGLGAIGALAGKPVMEGKAVLFKKFAGIDVFDIEIDERDPQAFIDTVARLEPTFGGINLEDIKAPECFIIEEGLKQRMQIPVFHDDQHGTAIVVSAAILNGLEIVGKPLDQVRLVTAGAGAAALACLDLLVELGLNPANITVTDIAGVVYAGRSEEMDPYKARYARDTEQRSLQQALAGADVFLGLSAAGVLKAEWLPAMAERPLILALANPNPEIDPAAAKAVRPDAILATGRSDYANQVNNVLCFPFLFRGALDVGAREINSAMKLAAVRAIAGLARQQPSDVVRAAYGGQLHQFGPDYLIPKPFDPRLMEQVPLAVAQAAMESGAASRPRDLADYRAELQSRVFRTSLTMRPVFEQARANPRRVLFAEGAEEKVLQACQQALELGLAQPMLLGNRSLIESRIAALGLDLKDRLEIIDPADCAEFETYLQTYYQRVARSGLSPAEARETLRHSATAFAATLLQSGRADALICGSVGRYNQHLAQIEQIIGLAPGVARLTSLSGLVMDSGSLFFADTYVQQDPDAEALLEILRLSAGAVRAFGLEPRVALLSHSNFGSHDSASAQKMRRVLELTRAQLPELQIEGEMHADLALSEALRQQRFPLGQLRGSANLLLMPNQDAANIAFNLLKVVADGIAIGPLLLGTARSAHIVTPSITVRGLLNMTALAAVRA from the coding sequence ATGACCACTGACCTCAAACAAGCCGCTTTGCATTACCACCGCCATCCCAGCCCCGGCAAGCTGGAGATTCGCGCCACCAAGCCCCTGGCCAGCCAGCGGGATCTGGCCCTGGCCTATTCCCCCGGCGTGGCCCATGCCTGCGAGGCGATTGTGGAAAATCCCCTGGCCGCTGCCGAGATGACCGCCCGTGGCAATCTGGTGGCGGTGATTTCCAACGGCACCGCCGTGCTCGGCCTGGGGGCCATCGGCGCCCTGGCGGGCAAGCCGGTGATGGAGGGCAAGGCGGTGCTGTTCAAGAAGTTCGCCGGCATCGATGTGTTCGACATCGAGATCGACGAGCGCGACCCCCAGGCCTTTATCGACACCGTGGCCCGGCTGGAGCCCACCTTCGGTGGCATCAATCTGGAGGACATCAAGGCGCCGGAGTGTTTCATCATCGAGGAGGGTTTGAAGCAGCGGATGCAGATTCCGGTGTTCCACGACGACCAGCACGGCACCGCCATTGTCGTCAGCGCCGCCATTCTCAACGGTCTGGAGATCGTCGGCAAGCCGCTGGATCAGGTGCGCCTGGTCACCGCCGGAGCCGGTGCCGCTGCCTTGGCCTGTCTCGACCTGCTGGTGGAGCTGGGCCTGAACCCGGCCAACATCACCGTCACCGACATTGCCGGTGTGGTCTATGCGGGCCGAAGCGAGGAGATGGACCCCTACAAGGCGCGCTATGCGCGGGATACCGAGCAGCGCAGCCTGCAGCAGGCCCTGGCCGGTGCCGATGTGTTTCTCGGCCTGTCCGCCGCCGGTGTGCTCAAGGCTGAGTGGCTGCCGGCCATGGCCGAGCGGCCGCTGATCCTCGCCCTGGCCAACCCCAACCCGGAGATCGATCCGGCGGCAGCCAAGGCGGTGCGGCCCGATGCCATCCTCGCCACCGGCCGCTCGGACTATGCCAATCAGGTGAACAACGTCCTCTGCTTCCCCTTCCTCTTCCGTGGCGCCCTGGATGTGGGGGCGCGGGAGATCAACAGCGCGATGAAGCTGGCGGCGGTGCGCGCCATCGCCGGGCTGGCGCGGCAGCAGCCCTCGGACGTGGTGCGCGCCGCCTATGGCGGTCAGCTGCACCAGTTCGGCCCGGATTATCTGATCCCCAAGCCCTTCGACCCCCGGCTGATGGAGCAGGTGCCCCTGGCGGTAGCCCAGGCGGCGATGGAATCCGGCGCCGCCAGCCGCCCGCGTGACCTGGCGGACTACCGTGCCGAGCTGCAATCCCGCGTGTTCCGCACCAGCCTGACCATGCGCCCGGTGTTCGAGCAGGCCCGCGCCAACCCGCGCCGAGTGCTGTTTGCCGAGGGTGCCGAGGAGAAGGTGCTGCAGGCCTGCCAGCAGGCCCTGGAGCTGGGTCTGGCGCAGCCGATGCTGCTGGGCAATCGCAGCCTGATCGAAAGCCGCATCGCCGCGCTGGGGCTGGACCTGAAAGACCGGCTGGAGATTATCGACCCGGCTGATTGCGCCGAGTTTGAGACCTATTTGCAGACCTATTACCAGCGCGTAGCCCGCAGCGGCCTGTCACCGGCGGAGGCACGGGAGACCCTGCGCCATTCCGCCACCGCCTTTGCCGCCACTCTGCTGCAATCCGGCCGTGCCGATGCCCTGATCTGCGGCAGCGTCGGCCGTTACAACCAGCATCTAGCGCAGATCGAGCAGATCATCGGCCTGGCCCCCGGCGTCGCCCGGTTGACCTCACTGAGCGGGCTGGTGATGGACAGCGGCAGCCTGTTTTTTGCCGATACCTATGTGCAACAAGACCCGGACGCCGAGGCCCTGCTGGAGATCCTGCGCCTGTCCGCCGGGGCGGTGCGCGCCTTCGGCCTGGAGCCGCGGGTGGCGCTGCTGTCCCACTCCAACTTCGGCAGCCATGACTCAGCATCGGCGCAAAAGATGCGCCGGGTGCTGGAGCTGACCCGCGCCCAGCTGCCGGAGTTGCAGATCGAAGGCGAGATGCACGCCGACCTGGCCCTGTCCGAGGCCCTGCGCCAGCAGCGCTTCCCCCTGGGCCAACTGCGGGGCAGCGCCAACCTGTTGCTGATGCCCAACCAGGATGCTGCTAACATAGCCTTCAACCTGCTCAAGGTGGTAGCCGACGGCATCGCCATAGGCCCGCTGCTGCTGGGAACGGCACGCTCGGCGCACATAGTCACCCCCAGCATCACGGTGCGCGGCCTGCTCAACATGACCGCCCTGGCAGCGGTGCGGGCTTGA
- a CDS encoding universal stress protein → MLAELDFKHILYATDLGRHTRPVFRQAVRLAQKFNANIIMLHVVEPLGRTGASILSVYLPDSDLERVEHEGMRKTVEQMRQRLERFCEEEMEAHNLDSLHVSDIVVTSGRVDEQILKQAEKHQADLILLGSCYRRQGLHGDSTHRLTQHAKVPVLIVPNCSD, encoded by the coding sequence ATGCTCGCCGAACTTGATTTCAAGCACATCCTTTATGCCACCGACCTGGGCAGGCACACCCGGCCGGTGTTTCGTCAGGCGGTGCGCCTGGCGCAGAAATTCAACGCCAACATCATCATGCTGCATGTGGTCGAGCCCCTGGGCCGCACCGGTGCCTCCATTCTCTCGGTCTATCTGCCCGATAGCGACCTGGAGCGCGTCGAGCACGAGGGCATGCGCAAGACCGTGGAGCAGATGCGCCAGCGCCTGGAGCGCTTTTGCGAAGAGGAGATGGAGGCGCATAATCTCGACTCCCTGCACGTCTCCGACATCGTCGTCACCAGCGGCCGGGTGGACGAGCAGATCCTCAAGCAGGCGGAAAAGCATCAGGCCGACCTTATCCTTCTGGGCAGTTGCTACCGACGCCAGGGCCTGCACGGGGACAGCACCCACCGCCTGACCCAACACGCCAAGGTGCCGGTGTTGATCGTGCCAAATTGTTCGGACTAA
- a CDS encoding TRAP transporter large permease subunit: MTIATLFLLLFGCMLIGMPIAISLGFSSIVTILLFSNDSIASIALKLFEALSGHYTLLAIPFFILSSTFLSTGGVARRLINFAIDVVGHIRGGLAMASIMACMLFAAVSGSSPATVAAIGTIVIAGMMRSGYPQELAAGVITTAGTLGILIPPSIVMLVYAAATEVSAARMFMAGFLPGLLMGLMLMVAIYIVARIKNLPAQPWAGFRALLKSGFSASGGLLLIVIVLGSIYGGIASPTEAAAVSAVYAFLVSVFGYRDMGPLKNQPWRKENEGIGQMLLRNSWQITWALPRCGFNAEIQKTIMDAAKVSIMLLFIIANAMLFAHVLTTERIPHIITQAIVDWGLTPWMFLIVVNLLLLMAGNFMEPSAILLIMAPILFPIAMELGIDPIHFGIIMVVNMEIGMLTPPVGLNLFVTSGITGQSIGWVIKAVLPWLALLLVFLIMITYIPQISLFLPEYIDALRGY; this comes from the coding sequence ATGACCATAGCCACCCTGTTTCTGCTGCTGTTTGGCTGTATGCTGATCGGCATGCCGATTGCCATTTCCCTGGGCTTTTCCAGCATTGTCACCATACTGCTGTTCTCCAATGATTCCATCGCCAGCATCGCCCTGAAGCTGTTCGAGGCCCTCTCCGGCCATTACACCCTGCTGGCGATTCCCTTTTTCATCCTCTCCTCAACCTTTCTCTCCACCGGCGGGGTGGCGCGGCGCTTGATCAACTTCGCCATCGACGTGGTCGGCCACATCCGTGGCGGTCTGGCCATGGCCTCGATCATGGCCTGCATGCTGTTTGCCGCCGTGTCCGGCTCCTCACCGGCGACGGTGGCGGCCATTGGTACCATCGTTATCGCCGGGATGATGCGCTCGGGCTATCCGCAGGAGCTGGCCGCCGGGGTCATCACCACCGCCGGCACCTTAGGGATTCTGATCCCACCCTCCATCGTCATGCTGGTCTATGCCGCCGCCACCGAGGTGTCGGCGGCGCGCATGTTCATGGCCGGTTTCCTGCCTGGCCTGCTGATGGGGCTGATGCTGATGGTCGCCATCTATATAGTGGCGCGGATCAAGAACCTGCCGGCCCAGCCCTGGGCGGGCTTTCGCGCCCTGCTCAAATCCGGCTTCAGCGCCAGCGGCGGGCTCTTGCTCATCGTCATCGTGCTGGGCTCCATCTACGGCGGCATCGCCAGCCCCACCGAGGCGGCGGCGGTGTCGGCGGTCTATGCCTTCCTCGTCTCCGTGTTCGGCTACCGTGACATGGGGCCGCTGAAAAACCAGCCCTGGCGCAAGGAGAATGAGGGCATAGGCCAGATGCTGCTGCGCAACAGCTGGCAAATAACCTGGGCCCTGCCGCGCTGCGGCTTCAACGCCGAGATCCAGAAGACCATCATGGACGCGGCCAAGGTCAGCATCATGCTGCTGTTCATCATCGCCAACGCCATGCTCTTCGCCCATGTACTGACCACGGAGCGCATCCCCCACATCATCACCCAGGCCATTGTTGACTGGGGCCTGACCCCCTGGATGTTCCTCATCGTGGTTAACCTGTTGCTGCTGATGGCGGGCAACTTCATGGAGCCCTCGGCGATCCTGCTGATCATGGCACCTATCCTCTTCCCCATCGCCATGGAGCTGGGGATTGACCCCATCCACTTCGGCATCATCATGGTGGTGAACATGGAGATCGGCATGCTCACCCCGCCGGTGGGGCTGAACCTGTTCGTCACCTCGGGCATCACCGGCCAGAGCATCGGCTGGGTGATCAAGGCGGTGCTACCCTGGCTGGCGCTGCTGCTGGTGTTCCTCATCATGATCACCTACATCCCGCAGATCTCCCTGTTCCTGCCGGAGTACATTGATGCGTTGCGGGGGTATTAA
- a CDS encoding TRAP transporter small permease, giving the protein MLVRLINQAEEAIISLLLVCMTLLVFADVVMRFGFHVGLMWSEELTLLMSAWFVLFGVSYGLKVGAHIGVDALVRLFSPLGQRILTVIAALLSLLYCGLFIYGGWIYLAKMKMIGIELEDLPIPTWIAHSILIIGFMLLSLRLLQLLWRVISGQATGFARHNEAEESMKLAEQLKQEDVAK; this is encoded by the coding sequence ATGTTGGTGCGCCTTATCAATCAGGCCGAAGAGGCCATCATCTCCCTGCTGCTGGTGTGCATGACCCTGTTGGTGTTTGCCGATGTGGTGATGCGCTTTGGCTTTCACGTTGGTCTGATGTGGTCGGAGGAACTGACCCTGCTGATGTCCGCCTGGTTCGTGCTGTTTGGGGTGTCCTACGGCCTCAAGGTGGGGGCGCACATTGGCGTGGATGCCCTGGTGCGCCTGTTCAGCCCCCTGGGTCAGCGCATACTCACTGTCATCGCCGCCCTGCTCAGCCTGCTCTATTGCGGCCTGTTCATCTACGGCGGCTGGATCTATCTGGCCAAGATGAAGATGATCGGCATTGAGCTTGAGGACCTGCCCATCCCCACCTGGATTGCCCACAGCATACTGATCATCGGCTTTATGCTGCTTAGCCTGCGTCTGCTACAGCTACTGTGGCGAGTGATCAGTGGCCAGGCCACCGGCTTTGCGCGCCACAACGAGGCCGAGGAAAGCATGAAACTGGCCGAGCAGCTGAAGCAGGAGGATGTCGCCAAATGA
- a CDS encoding TRAP transporter substrate-binding protein, translated as MKKLITALALTASLMCGAVQAAPITIKFAHVVAEKTPKGRMAEKFKELAEQRLPGKVVVEVYPNSQLFGDDKVLEAMLLGDVQLAAPSLSKFSRYTKQLNIFDLPFLFQDIAAVDRFQQGPAGQQLLNSLQKKGLLGLGYLHNGLKQMSAFKPLRTPEDARGLKFRIQASDVLAAQYEQLGAAPVKKPFSEVFTLLQTKAIDGTENPWSNTYSKKFFEVQPYITETDHGLLDYMVVTSAEFWKGLPDDIRKVLKKSLDEALAYGNQIAAEQAMSDRQKVIDSGRSQVIPLTPEERALWVEAMKPVWKKFEDEIGKDLIEAAIQANQ; from the coding sequence GCCCACGTCGTTGCCGAGAAGACCCCCAAGGGGCGCATGGCAGAAAAATTCAAGGAACTGGCCGAGCAGCGCCTGCCCGGCAAGGTAGTGGTCGAGGTCTATCCCAACTCCCAACTGTTTGGCGACGACAAGGTGCTGGAGGCCATGCTGCTGGGTGATGTGCAGCTGGCCGCCCCCAGCCTGTCCAAGTTCAGCCGCTACACCAAGCAGCTGAATATCTTTGACCTGCCCTTCCTGTTCCAGGACATAGCCGCAGTGGACCGCTTCCAGCAAGGCCCGGCCGGTCAGCAGCTGCTCAACTCCCTGCAGAAGAAGGGCCTGCTCGGGCTGGGCTATCTGCACAATGGCCTGAAGCAGATGTCCGCCTTCAAGCCCCTGCGCACCCCGGAGGACGCCCGTGGCCTGAAGTTCCGCATCCAGGCCTCGGACGTGCTCGCCGCCCAGTATGAACAGCTGGGCGCGGCACCGGTGAAAAAGCCCTTCTCCGAGGTCTTCACCCTGTTGCAGACCAAGGCCATAGACGGCACCGAGAACCCCTGGTCCAACACCTATTCGAAGAAATTCTTTGAGGTGCAGCCCTATATTACCGAGACCGACCACGGCCTGCTGGACTACATGGTGGTAACCTCCGCCGAGTTTTGGAAGGGCCTGCCCGATGACATCCGCAAGGTACTGAAGAAATCCCTCGACGAGGCCCTGGCCTACGGCAACCAGATCGCCGCCGAACAGGCCATGAGCGACCGGCAGAAGGTCATAGACTCCGGCCGCAGCCAGGTCATTCCCCTCACCCCGGAGGAACGCGCCCTGTGGGTCGAGGCGATGAAGCCGGTGTGGAAGAAGTTTGAAGACGAGATCGGCAAGGACCTGATCGAAGCAGCCATCCAGGCGAATCAATAA